The DNA window TTCGCGAGCTCGGCGAGGATGGCTTTGGCCTGGACGGCCCGCTCGTCGGTGCCGGTCGCGGCGCTGCGCAGCACGTCCCATCGGGTCAGTGGGTAGCGAAGCAGCGCCTGCTCCACCGCGGCCGCGGAGGCGAGGGACTTGCCGGCCTCGATGTCGTTGCCACGCAACTCGACGTCCGCGATCGCGGCCACGAGGTCGAGGTTGGTGACGTGAGCGAACCGGGTCTCGAACAGCTGCTGCAGATCCTGGGCGAGCGCGTAGCGGCCGTGCTCGGGGTCGAGCGCGAAGTACTGGTACGCCTGCCCGATCGCGTTCACGAACTGGCCGCGTCCGGTGAAGGTGGAGCGCGCGTACTCGCGGACCTGCTCGGCGAAGGCGGCGAGGTTGGTCGCGGTGAGGTAGTCGTTGACGTTCTGCCCCGTCCACGCGGTCCAGCGGCGGACGGCGTCGGACCACACCTGACGCTCGGGCAGCGGCTCGAGGCGCAGCGCGGTGCCGCGGCGGAAGTCGCCGATCAGCGCCTCGGCGGTCGGTGACGAGTGCAGGAACCAGGATCGCTTGGTCTGGGATGCCCACGCGGCGGCGATCAGGTCCACCATGTCGGCAGTGAGGCCGCGCTTGGGGCCGCTGGCGATGATCGCGGTGCGCAGCTCGTCGATGTCGACGTCGCCCTGCTCGTCGATCGACAGGCGTGCGAGTTCCTGGGTGATCCGGGTCTGCCAGGCGGTGAACTGTTCGGGACCGAAGATCAGGTGCGTTTCGTTGACCTTCGCCAGACCGAGCGGTTCGACGACGCGGCGGGCGAGGTCGCGGTCGCCGCGGGCGCCGGCCTCGAGGGCGATGCGGCCGTCGGACTGGGACTGCGCCTCCCGCAGGCGCGCGAGCACGGTGTTGAGGTCGCGCCGTGTGATCAACTTGTCGGCCGGTGTGAAGTCGGGGTGGTCGGGGTAGAGGGCGTCGAACGCGTCCCCGATCAGTCGGTCGACGGCCTCACCGAGCGTGTTCCCGATCGGCGGCTGGGCGACGAAGCCGGCGTGCAGGGACCGCAGCGGTGGCTGCCCCTCGGGGAACTTGGCGCCGCTCGCGGTGCCGTAGGCGACCTGGATGGCGTTGCCGAGCTGTCCCCGCACCTGCGACTGCTGCTGTTCGAGGATGGTGCGGGCGGCGATCTTGTCACCCTCGGGAAGTTCGTTGGCGTAGGTGGCCCACCGGTCGCCGGTGAGCACGTAGTTGAGGACGACGAGACGGCCCAGCTGGCGGACCACCTTGTCCGGGAAGAAGTTCGGCAGCCACGCCACGGTGAACCGGTCCTGGCCGGTGCGCAGCAGCTCGTCGATGCGGTCGTGGTCCTCGGTGATGGTGTGGCCGGGCTCGTCGAACGGCAGGTCGACGATGAGCCGCAGCGCGCCCGGCGTGGCCGGGCGGAACCGGTCGTCGGAGAGGTAACCGCGGTCGCGGACGTTGCCGAACACCACCTCGATCGGGCGTTCGGTGCCGCGCCAGATCACGGTGCGCAGCAGCGCGTCGTCGAGGGTGCGTTCGGCGCCGAGGACACCGAAGTGCTCGCTGAGCAGCGAGCGCATCAGCTCGCGGCGGCGGCCGTCGGTGTCCTCGCCCTGCGCCCGGGTGATGATCCGCTCGTAGTCGACGGATTCGAGTGTGACCGAGATGATCGGGTTTGCGTCCGAGGTCACCGACAGTTCCGGGATCTCGGCCGCCCACTGCTTGACCTTGTTGGTGATCTGGCCCACCTGGTCGCCGGGGATCAGGGAGACGACACTGCCGTGGTTGAGGGAGGCGAGCCGGCTGGCGTCGATCTGCTTGAGCGCGGGCACGTTCGGGGCCACCGCGGACATCAGCAGGGTCTTGGCGATGCGGATGTCGGCCCGCAGACCCGGCGGCACGTCGGCGTCGGAGGTCGACTCGTCCACTCCGGCGGTGCGGAAGAGCAGCGGACGCAGCTTCTCGGTCCACAGAGTGCGCGCGGTCTTGAACGTCTGCGCGGCGGCGTCGTTGATGGGGGTGGAGTTGGCGCTGTCGATGATGTAGTCGAAGGCTTCGCCGACCGGGATCACGTGGTCGACGGTGAGCCGGTCGGCGCAGTCCTGCAGCATCTGCTGCATCACCTTGAGCGCGGTCCGCTCCCGCTGCATCTGTCCGGACAGGGCGCGCAGGGTCGCGATGAGGGCGGGCGAGAACGGGTAGGTGAGCTTGAAGTCGTCGGCATCGGAGCCGCGATGCTGGTCGTCGGTGTTGACGCCGTCGAGGAGGACGTCCCACACGCCGGGGTTGCGGTCGAGGCGGGCGAACGCGGCGTCCAGGGCGGCCTGCGCCTCGCCGTCAATCGGCTGGAGGAGGCGCTTCTTGGCGATGAACGGCAGGTTCTCGTCACCGAGTGTGACGTTGCCGAATCGGCCGGCCTGGTGGGCGAAGGCCTGTTCGACGGCCTGCTGGGTGGCGCCGGAGTCCGAGCCGGTGGCGACCCACCGGGACAGGTCGTGCTGGCGGGCGATGAACGAGGTGATCGGGACGGCGAGACGCCCGCGGCTGGTCTCGACGAGCTTGGTGATCTTCTGGACCTCGGCGTTGAACCTCTCGCGTTCGGTGATGAGGAAGGTGAGCCACAGCACCAGCTCGTCGAGCATCAGCACGACGCCGTCGTAGCCGAGTGACTTGGCGTGATCGGCGATCACCGCCAGGCCGTCCTCGAGAGGCAGCCAGTCGGTGTTGCGGGAGTAGCTGGTGAAGTAGGACGCGATCAGTGCCTGCTGCAACCGGGCACGTTCGGCGGCGTCCGCGTTGGGGGCGGTCGCGGCGGCGTACGTGTCGGCGGTCCAGGTGCCGGCCGTTGCGCCGAGGGCTGCCCAGTTCACGGTGCCCGAGGACGGGGCGGCCGCACCCACGGAGGCGTTGAGTGCGGCGAAGAAC is part of the Rhodococcus sp. SGAir0479 genome and encodes:
- a CDS encoding DUF6079 family protein; amino-acid sequence: MFPGATSSNARTLRQTFDIPVSHGTNDYVLRLSDSVAADQLAATVDSYVVTPAIAEAFDQALSVVEESLRTGENKAAYLNGSFGSGKSHFMAVLHGILGHSPTALSVPELQPIVAKHPAISGANLLRLTFHFLDSASIESALFEQYLRQISRLHLDTLPPVLHSAGGLFTDADNRRAEVGDEKFFAALNASVGAAAPSSGTVNWAALGATAGTWTADTYAAATAPNADAAERARLQQALIASYFTSYSRNTDWLPLEDGLAVIADHAKSLGYDGVVLMLDELVLWLTFLITERERFNAEVQKITKLVETSRGRLAVPITSFIARQHDLSRWVATGSDSGATQQAVEQAFAHQAGRFGNVTLGDENLPFIAKKRLLQPIDGEAQAALDAAFARLDRNPGVWDVLLDGVNTDDQHRGSDADDFKLTYPFSPALIATLRALSGQMQRERTALKVMQQMLQDCADRLTVDHVIPVGEAFDYIIDSANSTPINDAAAQTFKTARTLWTEKLRPLLFRTAGVDESTSDADVPPGLRADIRIAKTLLMSAVAPNVPALKQIDASRLASLNHGSVVSLIPGDQVGQITNKVKQWAAEIPELSVTSDANPIISVTLESVDYERIITRAQGEDTDGRRRELMRSLLSEHFGVLGAERTLDDALLRTVIWRGTERPIEVVFGNVRDRGYLSDDRFRPATPGALRLIVDLPFDEPGHTITEDHDRIDELLRTGQDRFTVAWLPNFFPDKVVRQLGRLVVLNYVLTGDRWATYANELPEGDKIAARTILEQQQSQVRGQLGNAIQVAYGTASGAKFPEGQPPLRSLHAGFVAQPPIGNTLGEAVDRLIGDAFDALYPDHPDFTPADKLITRRDLNTVLARLREAQSQSDGRIALEAGARGDRDLARRVVEPLGLAKVNETHLIFGPEQFTAWQTRITQELARLSIDEQGDVDIDELRTAIIASGPKRGLTADMVDLIAAAWASQTKRSWFLHSSPTAEALIGDFRRGTALRLEPLPERQVWSDAVRRWTAWTGQNVNDYLTATNLAAFAEQVREYARSTFTGRGQFVNAIGQAYQYFALDPEHGRYALAQDLQQLFETRFAHVTNLDLVAAIADVELRGNDIEAGKSLASAAAVEQALLRYPLTRWDVLRSAATGTDERAVQAKAILAELAKAVQAQEFAQSLPAALTNADRARDAWLEAGVSRQPAPVPVQPVVMPPANPNIVELDPPAPVVDDVATQSFTVRGRGATSAVEERLRTLLAQYPDDEFTVTITRVQR